A stretch of the Lactuca sativa cultivar Salinas chromosome 9, Lsat_Salinas_v11, whole genome shotgun sequence genome encodes the following:
- the LOC111891631 gene encoding protein PLASTID TRANSCRIPTIONALLY ACTIVE 12, chloroplastic, with product MISGCGCITNKTPLLFQTSLAGSFPSSLWHSKLRLNTTKRAPLFPCVKCEKTDDEKEKPSFEKLSVERAPYHSYKDSISGQVEPASGARASILGQDYLPEGTVGQARAAGAPGPTDTSSIAPSYGQNPGSRRKMKMYNKYSSTTPASNSTETNTVLDQEDDLSEDLDLDLNEGFEESKDEFSDFVVYQKESEMEKLSGYELDKKIGNPHPFIDPQKRKPIKEPLTSEELWWNWRKPDKEQWSRWQKKRPDAETVFLKAMAETGQIKLFGEEPTLTETALYRARKHLYKEERLQAERERLQKEGPLAYYSEWVKAWKKDTSREAVEKHFEETGEDENTQLIEMFSCQTAAEYRIMMGTDHRISRDPLAMRMREDQIKQIWGGDPVYPTVNYIQDPDQVIDFRGPDFHEPTPNILAYLQENGNITSKEEIDKILASEKVEKVKVKSPVSDDEAMAKAVDIGEKEDSDDEGKFEDDENITRNWSVLKTTPELRKSKPKPTKGKGKMTLEEAIADSENLTDFMLDFDQDKDIGT from the exons ATGATTTCTGGATGTGGCTGTATAACCAACAAAACTCCGCTGTTATTTCAG ACATCTCTTGCAGGTTCATTTCCATCTTCACTATGGCATTCAAAACTCAGATTGAACACCACTAAAAGGGCTCCATTATTTCCTTGTGTAAAGTGTGAAAAAACAGACGATGAGAAAGAGAAACCATCTTTTGAGAAACTATCTGTTGAGAGGGCCCCATATCATAGTTACAAAGACTCAATATCCGGTCAGGTTGAGCCAGCTTCAGGTGCCCGGGCAAGTATCCTCGGGCAGGATTATTTACCAGAGGGCACAGTCGGTCAAGCCCGGGCAGCCGGTGCCCCTGGGCCCACTGACACATCATCTATAGCTCCATCTTATGGTCAAAATCCAGGAAGCAGAAGGAAAATGAAAATGTACAACAAGTACTCCTCAACAACTCCTGCTTCCAATTCCACTGAAACAAATACAGTTTTagatcaagaagatgatttgagtgAAGATTTAGATCTTGATTTGAATGAAGGATTTGAAGAATCAAAAGACGAGTTTTCTGACTTTGTTGTTTATCAAAAGGAATCTGAAATGGAGAAATTAAGTGGATATGAACTCGACAAAAAGATTGGAAACCCTCACCCTTTTATTGATCCTCAAAAAAGAAAACCGATTAAGGAGCCTCTTACAAGTGAAGAGTTATGGTGGAATTGGAGAAAACCAGATAAAGAACAATGGTCCAGGTGGCAGAAGAAACGACCTGACGCTGAAACA gtGTTTCTCAAGGCCATGGCAGAAACTGGTCAAATTAAGCTTTTTGGTGAAGAGCCAACTTTGACTGAAACTGCTCTTTACAGAGCTAGAAAGCATTTATATAAAGAAGAAAG GCTGCAGGCTGAACGTGAGAGATTGCAGAAAGAAGGTCCATTAGCATACTATTCAGAATGGGTAAAAGCATGGAAAAAGGACACATCACGTGAAGCTGTTGAAAAACATTTTGAAGAAACTGGAGAAGATGAAAACACACAGCTTATAGAAATGTTTTCATGTCAAACAGCTGCTGAATATCGCATAATGATGGGAACTGATCATCGGATTTCAAGAGATCCATTGGCTATGAGGATGAGAGAGGATCAAATTAAGCAAA TATGGGGTGGAGATCCGGTTTATCCAACAGTGAATTATATCCAAGATCCAGATCAAGTGATTGATTTCAGAGGCCCTGATTTTCATGAACCTACACCTAATATTTTAGCTTATTTACAAGAG AATGGGAATATAACATCAAAGGAGGAAATTGATAAAATATTGGCCTCAGAGAAGGTTGAAAAAGTAAAG GTAAAATCACCGGTTTCTGATGATGAAGCTATGGCTAAAGCTGTTGATATTGGTGAAAAGGAG GATAGTGATGATGAGGGAAAATTTGAGGATGATGAAAATATTACCCGCAATTGGAGTGTATTGAAAACTACTCCCGAGCTTCGCAAATCAAAG CCAAAACCTACAAAAGGGAAAGGTAAGATGACATTGGAGGAAGCGATTGCTGATTCTGAAAACTTGACTGATTTCATGTTGGACTTTGATCAAGATAAGGATATTGGAACATAA
- the LOC111891643 gene encoding protein yippee-like translates to MGRLFVVTLDGSIYSCKHCKTHLALSDDIISKAFHCRHGKAYLFDKVVNVTVGEKEERMMITGMHTVVDIFCVGCGSIVGWKYESAHEKGQKYKEGKFILERFKVLGPDGSMYVLGQEVQVGGSDDADDA, encoded by the exons aTGGGTCGGCTGTTTGTGGTAACTCTCGATGGGAGCATCTACAGCTGCAAGCATTGCAAAACCCATTTAGCCCTTTCCGATGACATCATATCTAAG GCATTTCACTGTCGACATGGGAAGGCTTATCTGTTTGACAAGGT TGTGAATGTGACTGTTggagagaaagaagagaggatGATGATAACTGGAATGCATACAgttgttgacatattctgtgttGGTTGTGGTTCAATTGTTGGCTGGAAATAC GAGTCAGCACATGAAAAGGGACAAAAGTACAAAGAAGGGAAGTTTATTCTTGAGAG GTTTAAGGTATTGGGTCCAGATGGGAGCATGTATGTATTGGGGCAGGAGGTTCAGGTGGGTGGAAGTGATGATGCAGATGATGCATGA
- the LOC111891646 gene encoding clathrin light chain 2, producing the protein MSLLDTAGDGLTEELTGGAAASDGPILPPPMEMQLEEGFALREWRRKNAIRLEEKEIQEKESMKEIIAAADKYKAEFHRNWKARCNNNTTINREKEKLYLESREKFHAEAGKNYFTAIAEMIPKEVPKLEKRGKKANEKPTSIVVIQGPKPGKPTDLSRMRQILVSLKYNPPTHMKLEKDTKTTLVPRTTHVAMTST; encoded by the exons ATGTCACTACTTGATACTGCCGGAGATGGTTTGACGGAGGAGCTGACTGGTGGCGCCGCCGCGTCTGACGGACCAATTCTACCTCCGCCGATGGAGATGCAGCTGGAGGAGGGATTCGCTCTGAGAGAATGGCGCCG GAAAAATGCAATTAGGCTTGAGGAGAAAGAGATACAGGAGAAGGAATCCATGAAAGAAATAATTGCAGCTGCTGATAAATATAAAGCTGAGTTTCATAGAAATTGGAAAGCTAGATGCAACAACAATACCACTATCAATAGGGAAAAAGAGAag TTGTATCTAGAAAGCCGAGAGAAGTTCCATGCAGAAGCGGGGAAGAATTATTTCACGGCAATTGCCGAAATGATCCCAAAGGAAGTCCCAAAATTAGAGAAACGAGGGAAAAAAGCAAACGAGAAACCGACATCGATTGTGGTGATTCAGGGTCCAAAGCCTGGTAAGCCTACTGACTTATCTAGAATGCGCCAAATTCTCGTTAGCCTCAAATACAACCCACCCACCCATATGAAACTTGAAAAAGACACCAAAACAACCCTAGTGCCTCGTACTACACATGTTGCCATGACAAGCACATGA